Below is a window of Lebetimonas sp. JH292 DNA.
TAATATACTAAGAGCGGATATAGAGCCAAAAGCAACCGAAACACTTGAAGAAATGTTTGATTTGATTGAAAAGCTTGTAAAAAACGGATGTACCTATACTTTGAAAAACGGGGATATATATTTTGATACATCAAAAGACCCCCAATACTGCTCTCTTTCGAACAAATGCCAGGACAGTGAAGAAAATATTCACAGAATAGAAACCGAAGGCAAAAAAAACCCAAGAGATTTTGCCCTATGGAAAGCATGCAAAGGAGAAAATGATGTCTGTTTTGATTCTCCTTTCGGTAAAGGAAGACCCGGGTGGCATTTGGAATGCTCCGCTATGATTAAAAAACATATTGCTTATCCTGATGGTGAATATCAGATTGATTTACACGGAGGGGGAGCGGATTTGTTTTTTCCCCATCATGAAAACGAAGAAGCGCAAAGCTGGTGCGCATACAATCAACATTTGGCAAAATACTGGATGCACAACGGTTTTGTAACAATTAACGGTGAAAAAATGAGCAAATCCCTTGGAAACAGCTTCTTTGTAAAAGACGCTCTAAAACATTATTCCGGGGAAGTTTTAAGATTTTATTTGATGGGTACTCACTACAGGGCCCCTCTTAATTTCTCTGAAGAGGATTTAATTGCCAGCAAAAAAAGACTGGATAAATTATACAGACTTAAAAAAAGGGTTTACGCAATAGCTAAAAAACAAAAAGATGAAGAGTTTGAAAACAAATTGCTTGATGCTATGAAAGATGATTTAAATATTTCAAAAGCCCTGGCTGCTATAGACGAATTTGTTAAACTCTCGAATGAAAAACTGGATAAAAATCCAAAAGATAAAACATTAAAACAAAAAATTATAAGCAATATTGATTTTATTGATAAACTCCTCGGTGTCGGCGGAAGCGATGCTTATAAATATTTTCAAAGCGGCATAGATGAAAATTTAAAAACAAAAATTGAAGAATTAATTCAAAAAAGGAAATCTGCCAGAAAAAACAGAGATTTTACCCTTGCCGATAAAATAAGAGATGAACTAAATAAATTGGATATTCAAATCCAGGATACCCCAAACGGAACCGTATGGGAAAAAATATAAGGAATGAAAATGGATAATGGAAAATGGATATTTTTAAAACTATAAAACCCCTAATTTACAAAACCGACCCGGAATTTGCACATAATGCAGTTGAGACAATTTTCAAAACTGCAAGACGTTGCCCTCTTTTTTTTAATTCTTTAACAAAAAGAAATTTTATTGATAACCCTATATTAAATCAAAAAATATGGGATTTGGAATTTAAAAACCCCGTAGGTGTTGCGGCGGGATTTGACAAAAATGCAACTATGGTTTCGGCCTGGCCCGCACTCGGTTTCGGATGGGGAGAAATCGGTGCTGTAACACCTCTGCCGCAGCCTGGCAATGAAAAACCCCGTTCATGGAGACATGTAGAATATGAAGCTATTCAAAACGCTTTTGGATTTAACAATGAAGGAGTTGAAGTTATAAAAAAAAGACTATCCAAGATATATCCTTTTATTTTACCGATAGCGGCAAATATAGGAAAAAATAAAACCACACCTGAAGATAAAGCGATAGAGGATTATAAAATTTTGGTAAAAGAGCTTAAAGATGTAGTCGATTTTTTTGTAATTAATATTTCATCTCCAAACACACCAAATCTCAGGAATCTATTAAACGAAGAATTTATAAATAATATTTTTAATGAATTAAAACCGCTTACTAAAAAACCGATACTCATTAAATTTTCTCCGGATATGGAAGATGCTGATATTGTAAATCTGGCAAACATAAGCGTAGAAGCCGGGGCTGATGGTATAATTGCCACAAACACCACAATAAATTACGATATTATAAATTCCCCTATAAAAAGAGGTGGAATTTCAGGTAAACCTTTAGCAAAAAGAAGTTTTGAAGTATTGAGAATAATTGCTTCTGAAATATTTGGAAAAGTACCTATTATCAGTGTGGGAGGCATAGACAGTGCCGAAGAAGCCTATAAAAGAATAAGAATGGGGGCAAGTCTTCTTCAGATTTATACGGCAATAATTTACAAAGGCCCTGGAATTGTAAGGAAAATAAATAAAGGATTGATTGAACTTTTGAAAAAAGACGGGTTCAATCATATTTCTGAAGCAACAGGTATAGATATTCCAAAAAAAATTAAAGGATAAAAATGCTTCCAAAATTTTATTCTCATAAATTAAAAAACAATCTGGAAATTATAGCAATACCTTGCAACAAAGGAAGCAATGTAATTACAAGCAATATATTTTATAAAGTCGGAAGCAGAAACGAAGTTTTGGGAAAAACGGGTATAGCCCATATGTTGGAACATATGAATTTTAAATCAAGCAAAAATTTAAAAGAAGGCGAATTTGATAAAATTGTAAAATCTATAGGAGGCGTGGATAACGCTTCGACAGGTTTTGATTATACACATTATTATATTAAAACATCTTCAAATTATCTTGGTAAAACATTTTTCCTTTTCAGTGAAGTTATGAGTAATCTTAATTTAAATGATGATGAATTTCAAAGAGAAAGAAAAGTTGTTTATGAAGAAAGACTCTGGAGAGTAGATAATAATCCGGTGGGATATTTATATTTTAGACTTTTTAACAATGCATTTCTTTACCATCCGTATCACTGGACACCTATCGGTTTTAAAGAAGATATATTAAGCTGGACAATAGACGATATAAGAGATTTTCATTCAACATATTACCAGCCTAAAAACGCTATTTTACTTGTTGTGGGAGACATTACACCTAAAAGCGTATTTAAAGAAGCGCAAAAATATTTTTCAAAAATAGAAAATAAAAAAGAAATTCCAAATTTTCATTATAAAGAACCGGAACTTGACGGAGACAAATTTATTGAAATAAAAAGACAAACTAAAGTAAACATTGTAGCCCTTGCTTTTCATATACCTGAATTTAATCATAAAGACCAGATAATTTTAAGCGCATATTCGGAAATATTAAGCGGTGGGAAAAGTGCTGTTTTAAAAGAAAAACTTCAATATAAAAAAGAATTGGTGAGTGAAATATATGCATATAATATGGAATTAAAAGATAAAGGAATATTTTTAGCACTTGCAGTATGTAATCCCGGGGTTGAGCCTAAAAAAGTTGAAAAAGAAATTAAAAAAATTTTATTAAATACAAAACCGACTAAAAAACTTTTAAACAAAATAAAAAACACCACAAAACTCGATTTTATAACTTCAATGGAAAGCAGCGGCGGAATTAGCAATATTTTTGGTGATTATTTTGCAAAAGGGGACATCAGTCCTCTTCTTAATTATGAAGAAAATATATCAAAATTAAAACCAGAGGATTTTGAAAAAATTAAAAAATATTTTGAAAAAGGGGTTAGTGTTATTTTACATTCTTAATTTTCAATATATTTATCAACTATAGCTCTATTTTTTCCACTTTTTTTTGCCGTATACATTAATTTATCCGCTTTTTCTATTAAATTTTTTACAGGCACTCTATTTTTTAATTTTACAAAAAGACCTCCAACACTAACTGTTACGTTTATTTTAAAATTTTCAAAATTAATTTCTTTAGAAGCTACAGCTTCTCTAATTTCTTCCAATTTGTTTTTTAAAGTATTGATATCTTTTATTGCAGAAAAAACAATTATAAACTCTTCCCCTCCGTATCTAAATAAATAATCTGAAAGTCTAATTTTGTTTTTAATAGTAGACGCAATATTTTTTAATACTTCATCTCCCGCTAAATGATCGTAAGTATCATTTACTTTTTTAAAATTATCAATATCTATAAAAGCTATTGCAAATGGTTTTTGTGATACAATAGAAACATCTTCAATACCTAAAATCAAACCCTCTAAACTCGCTCTTGTTAAAGTTTTTGTAAGAGGGTCTAATTTTAATTTTTTAATTTCCATTGCAGTTAGATTTGTTATCAAAAAAGATAAAAACATTAAAGAATTTTTTATAAATTCATTATATTTTTCAATTAATAATAGATAATTTTCTTCCTCTTTTAAAACAACTATTTGTTCAATTATTTCATTTAAATTATTTAAAAGTTTTAAAATTTTTTCTTTTTTATGTTTTTTATCAATAGTTTCAATTCTGTTTTCAATATTTGCCAAATAAACCTTTTCCTGGAATTTATTATCATTATATGTTAAATAATTTAAAAAGTTTTCAGTAAGGTTTAAAAAATAATTTACATATTTAAAAAGTTCTCTATCACTAGATTTTAATGAACTTAATATATAATCGCTAAACAAAATTTTTTCTCTGTCAATATAATCTTGTAAATAACTAAGTGCTGAATAATTTCTAAGTAAATTAAAAAAATTGTTTGTTTGTATAAAAAATTTTTCAACATCACAAAAATCAAACTTATCAATGTTTTTAAAAATATTTTTTAAAAAAGAAAGTTCCAAAAAATTAATGTTTTCAAGATATATGTAATAATCCATTCCAAAATGATCCAATTTTTTTTATTCTGTTTTTTATTTTTTCATTTTTTTCATTTACAAAAAACTCAAAAATTTTTACTAAATTATTTTCATATTCTTCTATCAAAAGTAAAAAATCATTATTATTAAAAAATCTTTTAGTGTAATTGTCACTTTTTAATTTTTCAATTAAATTATCATAAGCTTTTTTTAATAATTGATTAAAATAAATTTTTAGATCATTCTTATCCATATCAGCCCTTACAAATAACTATTTAGTAAAGCGCTTCCGACCCTTATCATATTGCTCCCCTCTTCTATTGCTATTTCGAAATCATTGCTCATACCCATTGAGCATATTTTTGCCCCGTATGGCATTAATTTTTCAAAAATATTATAAGTCAGTTTAAAACTTTTTCTAATCTCTTTTTCATCATCGCTGTGGGCACCTATTGTCATAAGGCCTTTAAGCTCTATATTTTTCAAATTTTCTTTTATTTTCAAATATGTTTCAATTGCTTTTTCAGGTTCTAAGCCGTGTTTTGTAGGCTCCCCTGAAGAATTAATTTCAAGCAGGCACTTAACAGGTTTTTCAGCTCTTTTATCAATTGCTTCGGCTAATTCATAAGAATTAATTGACTGAATCATAAAAGGGTCAAGTGAAAGTAGTTTATTTATCTTGTTTTTTTGCAAATTACCTATAAAATGCCATTCAATTGGGTATTCTTCTAAAGCTTTTACTTTTTTCTCCATATCCTGAACCCTGTTTTCGCCAAACGCCCTCTGACCTTCATTATAAAGTTTGAGAAGAGGTTCTAAATTATGGGTATATTTTGTAACGGCTACAATCTGAACAATTAAATGCTCGCTTCTTTTAAGCCTTGCAACCTCAACTTTTTGTATCAATTCATCCAATGTCATTATTTCTCCTTAATGAATTATTCTCATTATATCGTTAAATATTCCAATTATCATAAGAGCGCCTAAAACAGCCCAGCCTCCTATTGTGAATTTTATCATAATTTCTTCGCTTATTTCTTTTTTAAACAAAGCCTCGTATAAATTGAACATAATATGACCACCGTCAAGTGCCGGAATAGGCAGCAAATTTAAAACTCCCAAATTCACACTCAAAAGCGCCGTTAAAAACAGAAGAGGAATAATCCCCATACTCGCAACTTTAGCCGTTACATCCACTATTCCTATCGGTCCGCTTATTGTATTTAACCCTATCGCACCGGTTATCAGTTTTTCAATACCTTTGAAAATAAGCCCTGCGTCGTTTAAAAATTTCTGCCAGGCTACAACAGAGGCTTTTATTATAGAATAATGAACTTTTATAATTTTTCCGCCAGGGGAAATACCTATAATTTTTCTTTTTATCGGTTCGTTAAAAATATTTTTAGTAATAATTGTTTTAGGCTTAATAGTTAACATAATAATTTTACTCTTTCTTTTAACTCCCAAATTGACTTTATCACTGTTTTGTATCAACACCGGAATTTCATCCCACGATTTTATTTTTATACCATTTACTTCAATAATTTCATCACCTTTTTTTAACTGATGAAATACCGGGGAATTTTCCATAACATTTCCGATAACAGGTGCAAGTTTCGGCCATCCTGCAACTGCGACAGACAAATAAATCAAATATGCAAGCAGAAAATTAAAACCTGGTCCCCCTAAAAGAATTAAAATTCTCTGCCATGGACTTTTAGAAGTGTATGAATCCGGATCATTTGATTTCAAAGCCGGATTTGAATCATCCTGACCTTTCATCTGAACATAACCGCCCAAAGGAACAGCACTTAAACACCAGTTGGTATCCCCTATTTTTTTACAAATCAGTTTTTTCCCAAATCCTATAGAAAAAACTTCAACTTTTACACCTACTAATTTTGCCATTAAAAAATGACCTAATTCATGAAAAAATATTAAAAAAGATAATATAAGTAAAGCGCTAATCATTTTGATTCTTTATATATGCTAAAACATAATCCATTCCGCTATATAACGTTAATATTACGGCAATCCAAAGCAATAAATTCGCAAAAGGCCAGTTCATTATTAAAAATCCAATAGCAATCATTTGAAAAACAGTTTTTATTTTTCCGGCAAATGAGGCTTTTACACACATTCCCTCTTCTACCATAGCAATTCTAAGACCTGTAATAAAAAATTCTCTAAGAAGTATTAAATATATTGCCCATGCATTTGCCCTGTGTAAAAACAACAAACCTAAAAAAGCACCAAGTACCAGCATTTTATCGGCAAGAGGGTCAAGAATTTCACCAAGTTTGCTGATTGCATTAAAATTTCTTGCAATAAAACCGTCAAAAAAATCGGTTATGGAAGCCACAACAAACAAAAGAACTGCAAAATAATCAAACCAGCTTGAATCAATTCCGCTGAATAAATTTCTGTTTACTAAAAAGAAATACATTAAAAGAGCTAAAAAAACTCTTGAAAAAGCCAGTAAATTCGGGATATGTTTAAGTTTTTTTTCCCATCTCATATTTTTTTGAAGATTTATATTATCTTCCGTAATCAACCTATTTTCCCTCCAAACGTTGTGCCTCCGTCAACAATAACGGTTTCTCCTGTTATCCAGCTTGCTTCATCGCTGCATAAGAAATAGACAATTCCAGCCAAATCTTCAGGCGTCCCCATTCTGTTTAGCGGACTTCTAATTTCTACCGCTTTTTTTACCTCCTCATAATTTGGAAATGCACGCAATGCATCAGTATCAATAGGCCCTCCACTTACAGCATTAACCCTGATTCCAAATTCTCCAAGCTCAGCCGCAGCGTATTTTACCATGGTTTCAACCGCAGCTTTGCTTGCACCATGTCCGGCGTAATTAGGGGTATAAACAAGATTTCCTGTAGAACTCAGCGAAATAATACTTCCGCCTCTTTCTTTCATTCTTTTTGCCGCTTCCTGGGCGCCTACAACAAAAGCGCTTACAGTGGCTGTAAATATATTGCAAAGGCCTTTTGGTTTTAACCTCATAAAAGGTCCGAAACCTCCTACGACCGCCCTGCCGCTAATTATTGCATTTGAGACAAAGAAATCTACCCTATCAAAATCCTCATCAATTGTCTTAAATAAATCTTTATATGTTTCGGGCTCAAGTATATTTAATTGATAAGCCTTTGCTTTTATATTATATTTTTCTTTCCATTCACTTGCCAGATTCTCGGCAATTTCTTTATTTGAATTGTATGTAAATGCTATATTTACACCTTCTTTTGCGAACCTCTCGGCAATAGCTTTTCCTATACCCCTTGTTGCTCCACTTATAACTAAAGTTTTATAAATACTTTTTAATTACTTCTTTAATTTTTACCTGTGATTCTTTACAAGGTGCTGTTAAAGGAAGTCTGTATTCAAGAGATGGAATAAGCCCTGCTTCATACATTGCAAATTTTATAGGGATTGGATTACTTTCAATAAATAAAACTTTGTTAATCTCATACAATTCTTCATTTATTTCTTTTGATTTTTCATATTCACCTTTTAAGGCAAGATGAATAAGTTTTCCAATTTTATCCGGCAATAAATTTGATGTTACAGATATGCATCCGCTTCCCCCTGTTGCCATAATGGGATAATTTATTGCATCTTCACCGCTTATTACGCTTATACCTGATTTTGATTTTAAAGCCACCACATTTTCAATTTTTCCGGTTGCCTCTTTAATTGCAACAATATTTTCAACATCATTAAACAGTTTTACAGCCGTGTCAACTTCGATATTAGAGCAGGTTCTGCCCGGAACATTATATAAAACCACAGGAATAGAAATACTGTTTGCCAGTGCTTTATAATGCTCATAAAGACCTTTTTGGGTGGGCTTGTTATAATAAGGGGCTACACTCAAAATTGCATCAGCGCCTTTACTTTCAGCAAATTTAGCTAAATCTATCGCTTCATGAGTGGAATTGCTTCCCGCCCCTGCTATTACTTTTGCCCTTCCTTTACACACTTCAACCGCTATTTCAATACATCTTTTGTGTTCATCATGTGTTAAAGTTGCACTCTCCCCTGTGGTACCCACAGGTACAACACAGTCAATTCCGTTAACTATCTGCCTTTCAATCAGTTTTGCATAAGTCTCTTCATCAACTTTTCCGTTTTTTAACGGAGTGATTAAAGCAGTCATTGCGCCTTGCATTTTATTCCTTTTTTTTGCAATTATATCAAACTTTATCAATGACTAAATGGTAAAATATATAAGAATAACTACAAAGCTAAAAATATAACAGCTTCAGAGCTTCATTTTGCTAATGCACCGCTCAAATTTTGCTAAAAATTGCAAACAGCAAGCGCCCTGACGGGTTGAGTGCAATTTTTTAGACGCAAAATTTTCGTTAAACTCCGCAATGCTGTAATATTTTTATTTTTTCGTTATTTAGTTAGTGCCTCAAACTTTATTCATATCTTAATGTTTCAAGCACATCGGTTTTACTTGCCTTAAGCGCAGGATAAAATGACGCAAAAAGGACAATTACAAAAGCTCCAAAAATAATCAAGTTAAAATCTGTAAAACTGAGATTAATCGGTAATTTACTGACCCCGTAAACATCCGCCGGAAGTTTGATTATATCAAATGTCTTCAAAACCCAAATACCAACTCCTCCTACCAAAGCCCCGCTAATTATACCTATAAGCCCCACAATAAGTCCAAGTCTTAAAAAAACAGCTTTAATCTCTTTTTTTCCGGCACCCAGACTCATCATTAAAGCAATTTCTTTTCTTTTACTCATAATCATCATAAGAAGTGAACTAATAATATTAAGCGAAGCCACAATAATTATAAGCATTAACACTAAAAACAAAGCTCTTTTTTCCATTTTTAAAGCTGCAAAAAAATTGCCGTTCTGCTGCCACCATCCAATTACTCCGATACCGGGAGGAAGTATTTTTTTTATTTTTTCAATGTCTTTAAAAGGATTGGGAGAGTAAATATGAATACCGCTGTAAAAATTTTGATGTAATATTCTTTTAAGACCTTCTATATTCATATAAGCTATTCCTTTGTCATATGCCACAAGGCCGCTGTTAAAATAAGAGACAATTTTTACTTTTTTAATAATAGGAGAAATACCAAATCCAAGAGGAGTAATTTTTGAAAAAATCATTATAATTTTTTCACCTTTACTTATACCAAGGTCAGAAAAAAGCCTTTTTCCAAGTACTACATCAAAAAGTCCTGTTTTATCAATTCCATTTATAGCATTTTTAAAAATATAATTAATATTTGCTTCTTTTTTAAAATCCACCCCATAAAGAAGCACCCCGTTTAAATTGCTACTGTTTTGAACAACCGCCGATGTTTCGATATAGGGTGAATATTTAAACTCAGGAAAGTGTTTTTTTAAAAGTTTTAATGTTGAATCATCAACATTCACTAATGATGAATAAACAGTTATGGGATAATTCATAACTTTCAGTTTTTTTTCAAACTCCCTGTCCATTCCGTTCATAATCCCCATTGCTATCATTAAAGTCGCAACACCGGTTAAAATACCAAGAAAAGCGAGAATAAAACTTATATATATAAAAGGATGTTTTTTATCAAACCTTAAATATCTTTTAATTATAAAATTTACAAATTTTTTATTCATTTTACTACTCACAACTCACTACTCACCACTCACTACTCACTATTTAAAACCTAGGGCTTTTCCCACAGCAGTCTTTATATTTTTTACCGCTTCCACAGGGACAGGGGTCATTTCTTTTTACTCTTTTTTTCTCCTGTTTTGCTTCAAATTCGGCCTGCAATCTTTTGGTTTCCTCATCTAAATTATTAATTATTTCATTTACATCTTTTTCTTCCATATTTTCCGGTATTTCCGGAATTTTATTTAAAATATCTTCAACTTTTTTACCTTCAATTGCTTTCATAAACTCTGCGATATCAGGGTCAATTTCTGGCATTTGGTATTCTATCTGTAAATTGTGCAGTATTTTGGAACTTTCAACTTTTATTCTTTGAATTAATTCTTCAAACAAAGTAAAACTCTCTTTTTTATATTCAACAAGAGGATCTTTTTGATTATATCCTCTAAGCCCTATTCCTGTTTTTAATATATCCATCATATATAAATGGTCTCTCCAGCTTTCATCAAGTACCTGAAGTAAAACCTGTCTTAAAATCCTTTGCCTGTCTTCTTTGCTTGCTTCTTTAAATTTTTCTTCGAATTTGTTTTGTAGTTTTTCTGTTATATAATTTTTTAATGAATCATAATCTTTATTTTTCATCTCTTCCAAAGAAAAAACAATTCCCGTATATTCTTTCAAATGAGAAATCAAATTTTCATAATTTATGTCGTCTTCCTGCATTTCCGGAAAAACTTCGCTCTCATTTAAAATATATTCTACAAAATCCTCTCTCATTTCTTTTATTTTATTTTCAATATCAAAATTTGTATCAAGTATCTGGTCTCTGAATTTATAAATAACTTTTCTCTGTTCATTTGCGACATCATCATATTTTAAAATGTGCTTTCTTGCTTCAAAATGCATATTTTCAACTTTTTTCTGTGCATTTTCTATGGCACGGGAGACTAATTTGCTGTCAATATGCTCACCCCTTTCAATACCGAGTCTTTCCATAATTCTTTTTATTCTGTCACTTCCGAAAATTCTAAGTAAATCATCTTCAAGTGAAAGATAAAACTGGCTTGCACCCGGGTCTCCCTGACGGCCGGAACGGCCTCTGAGCTGATTGTCAATTCTTCTGCTTTCATGCCTTTCGGTGCCTATAATATATAATCCTCCGAGTTTTTTAACTTCATCGTCTATTTTGATATCAACTCCCCTACCGGCCATATTAGTAGCAACTGTCACAGCACCTTTTCTTCCGGCCTGGGCGATAATTTCCGCTTCTTTCTTATGATGTTTTGCATTAAGCACAGTATGAGGTATTTTTTCTTTTTTAAGAAGCCTGCTTAAATATTCGCTTTTTTCTACACTTGTAGTCCCGACCAAAACGGGCTGACCTTTTGTATGAAGTTTTTTTATTGTTTTTACAACGGATTCAAATTTTTCTTCTGCCGTTTTATAAACCAAATCGTTTAAATCTTTTCTGATTACCGGCATATTAGTCGGTATTGAAATAACCTCAAGTCCATAAATTTCGATAAATTCAGTAGCTTCTGTTTGAGCAGTTCCTGTCATACCGGCCAATTTTTCATAAAGCCTGAAATAATTTTGATATGTGGTTTCCGCAAATGTTTGTGATTCTTCCTGTATTTCCACACCCTCTTTTGCTTCAAGAGCCTGATGAAGCCCTTCGCTAAATCTTCTGCCTTCGGCAATTCTTCCTGTAAATTCGTCAACTATTAACACCTCGCCTTTTCTTACAATATAATCTTTTCCGTTTTGAAAAAGATAATTAGCCTTTATGGCCTGGTCAAGATGATGGGCCAGAATGGCATTCTCAGGAGTATAAAGATTTTCTACACCAAAAAGTTTTT
It encodes the following:
- the cysS gene encoding cysteine--tRNA ligase — translated: MKIYDSHLKEKVEFKSIKDNEVRIYVCGPTVYDDAHLGHARSSVSFDLLRRTLMALGYKVTFVKNFTDIDDKIINKMKDTSKSLKELTEYYINSYLRDMDELNILRADIEPKATETLEEMFDLIEKLVKNGCTYTLKNGDIYFDTSKDPQYCSLSNKCQDSEENIHRIETEGKKNPRDFALWKACKGENDVCFDSPFGKGRPGWHLECSAMIKKHIAYPDGEYQIDLHGGGADLFFPHHENEEAQSWCAYNQHLAKYWMHNGFVTINGEKMSKSLGNSFFVKDALKHYSGEVLRFYLMGTHYRAPLNFSEEDLIASKKRLDKLYRLKKRVYAIAKKQKDEEFENKLLDAMKDDLNISKALAAIDEFVKLSNEKLDKNPKDKTLKQKIISNIDFIDKLLGVGGSDAYKYFQSGIDENLKTKIEELIQKRKSARKNRDFTLADKIRDELNKLDIQIQDTPNGTVWEKI
- a CDS encoding quinone-dependent dihydroorotate dehydrogenase, producing MDIFKTIKPLIYKTDPEFAHNAVETIFKTARRCPLFFNSLTKRNFIDNPILNQKIWDLEFKNPVGVAAGFDKNATMVSAWPALGFGWGEIGAVTPLPQPGNEKPRSWRHVEYEAIQNAFGFNNEGVEVIKKRLSKIYPFILPIAANIGKNKTTPEDKAIEDYKILVKELKDVVDFFVINISSPNTPNLRNLLNEEFINNIFNELKPLTKKPILIKFSPDMEDADIVNLANISVEAGADGIIATNTTINYDIINSPIKRGGISGKPLAKRSFEVLRIIASEIFGKVPIISVGGIDSAEEAYKRIRMGASLLQIYTAIIYKGPGIVRKINKGLIELLKKDGFNHISEATGIDIPKKIKG
- a CDS encoding pitrilysin family protein; this translates as MLPKFYSHKLKNNLEIIAIPCNKGSNVITSNIFYKVGSRNEVLGKTGIAHMLEHMNFKSSKNLKEGEFDKIVKSIGGVDNASTGFDYTHYYIKTSSNYLGKTFFLFSEVMSNLNLNDDEFQRERKVVYEERLWRVDNNPVGYLYFRLFNNAFLYHPYHWTPIGFKEDILSWTIDDIRDFHSTYYQPKNAILLVVGDITPKSVFKEAQKYFSKIENKKEIPNFHYKEPELDGDKFIEIKRQTKVNIVALAFHIPEFNHKDQIILSAYSEILSGGKSAVLKEKLQYKKELVSEIYAYNMELKDKGIFLALAVCNPGVEPKKVEKEIKKILLNTKPTKKLLNKIKNTTKLDFITSMESSGGISNIFGDYFAKGDISPLLNYEENISKLKPEDFEKIKKYFEKGVSVILHS
- a CDS encoding GGDEF domain-containing protein, with protein sequence MDYYIYLENINFLELSFLKNIFKNIDKFDFCDVEKFFIQTNNFFNLLRNYSALSYLQDYIDREKILFSDYILSSLKSSDRELFKYVNYFLNLTENFLNYLTYNDNKFQEKVYLANIENRIETIDKKHKKEKILKLLNNLNEIIEQIVVLKEEENYLLLIEKYNEFIKNSLMFLSFLITNLTAMEIKKLKLDPLTKTLTRASLEGLILGIEDVSIVSQKPFAIAFIDIDNFKKVNDTYDHLAGDEVLKNIASTIKNKIRLSDYLFRYGGEEFIIVFSAIKDINTLKNKLEEIREAVASKEINFENFKINVTVSVGGLFVKLKNRVPVKNLIEKADKLMYTAKKSGKNRAIVDKYIEN
- a CDS encoding YggS family pyridoxal phosphate-dependent enzyme encodes the protein MTLDELIQKVEVARLKRSEHLIVQIVAVTKYTHNLEPLLKLYNEGQRAFGENRVQDMEKKVKALEEYPIEWHFIGNLQKNKINKLLSLDPFMIQSINSYELAEAIDKRAEKPVKCLLEINSSGEPTKHGLEPEKAIETYLKIKENLKNIELKGLMTIGAHSDDEKEIRKSFKLTYNIFEKLMPYGAKICSMGMSNDFEIAIEEGSNMIRVGSALLNSYL
- the rseP gene encoding RIP metalloprotease RseP; this encodes MISALLILSFLIFFHELGHFLMAKLVGVKVEVFSIGFGKKLICKKIGDTNWCLSAVPLGGYVQMKGQDDSNPALKSNDPDSYTSKSPWQRILILLGGPGFNFLLAYLIYLSVAVAGWPKLAPVIGNVMENSPVFHQLKKGDEIIEVNGIKIKSWDEIPVLIQNSDKVNLGVKRKSKIIMLTIKPKTIITKNIFNEPIKRKIIGISPGGKIIKVHYSIIKASVVAWQKFLNDAGLIFKGIEKLITGAIGLNTISGPIGIVDVTAKVASMGIIPLLFLTALLSVNLGVLNLLPIPALDGGHIMFNLYEALFKKEISEEIMIKFTIGGWAVLGALMIIGIFNDIMRIIH
- the pgsA gene encoding CDP-diacylglycerol--glycerol-3-phosphate 3-phosphatidyltransferase; the protein is MRWEKKLKHIPNLLAFSRVFLALLMYFFLVNRNLFSGIDSSWFDYFAVLLFVVASITDFFDGFIARNFNAISKLGEILDPLADKMLVLGAFLGLLFLHRANAWAIYLILLREFFITGLRIAMVEEGMCVKASFAGKIKTVFQMIAIGFLIMNWPFANLLLWIAVILTLYSGMDYVLAYIKNQND
- a CDS encoding enoyl-ACP reductase; protein product: MYKTLVISGATRGIGKAIAERFAKEGVNIAFTYNSNKEIAENLASEWKEKYNIKAKAYQLNILEPETYKDLFKTIDEDFDRVDFFVSNAIISGRAVVGGFGPFMRLKPKGLCNIFTATVSAFVVGAQEAAKRMKERGGSIISLSSTGNLVYTPNYAGHGASKAAVETMVKYAAAELGEFGIRVNAVSGGPIDTDALRAFPNYEEVKKAVEIRSPLNRMGTPEDLAGIVYFLCSDEASWITGETVIVDGGTTFGGKIG
- the dapA gene encoding 4-hydroxy-tetrahydrodipicolinate synthase, which encodes MQGAMTALITPLKNGKVDEETYAKLIERQIVNGIDCVVPVGTTGESATLTHDEHKRCIEIAVEVCKGRAKVIAGAGSNSTHEAIDLAKFAESKGADAILSVAPYYNKPTQKGLYEHYKALANSISIPVVLYNVPGRTCSNIEVDTAVKLFNDVENIVAIKEATGKIENVVALKSKSGISVISGEDAINYPIMATGGSGCISVTSNLLPDKIGKLIHLALKGEYEKSKEINEELYEINKVLFIESNPIPIKFAMYEAGLIPSLEYRLPLTAPCKESQVKIKEVIKKYL
- a CDS encoding ABC transporter permease, with protein sequence MNKKFVNFIIKRYLRFDKKHPFIYISFILAFLGILTGVATLMIAMGIMNGMDREFEKKLKVMNYPITVYSSLVNVDDSTLKLLKKHFPEFKYSPYIETSAVVQNSSNLNGVLLYGVDFKKEANINYIFKNAINGIDKTGLFDVVLGKRLFSDLGISKGEKIIMIFSKITPLGFGISPIIKKVKIVSYFNSGLVAYDKGIAYMNIEGLKRILHQNFYSGIHIYSPNPFKDIEKIKKILPPGIGVIGWWQQNGNFFAALKMEKRALFLVLMLIIIVASLNIISSLLMMIMSKRKEIALMMSLGAGKKEIKAVFLRLGLIVGLIGIISGALVGGVGIWVLKTFDIIKLPADVYGVSKLPINLSFTDFNLIIFGAFVIVLFASFYPALKASKTDVLETLRYE